The following proteins come from a genomic window of Lolium rigidum isolate FL_2022 chromosome 5, APGP_CSIRO_Lrig_0.1, whole genome shotgun sequence:
- the LOC124658445 gene encoding argininosuccinate lyase, chloroplastic-like: MGTDQRHGKLKAKMDTDFIRQLGPAMYTDILNRERLRYPVSERKKLVVADQGKQRPKALQKRARDLADGLLEYICSENENYKYVLIATGENANMLTKEGFISSYARDEILGGLERIKKDIEDGRFQWRNNTDLRTNIIDKLIDIVGRPAKRLDIAISHYVQLLRVLQLWCHDSIDEVISQIKELQIELILLAIRNGGLVLPSIWRRANWILLGDVVLSQLEQLDMGVSQLVSCKNKMDSTLETTFPSNSTYGSMNSLCKDPYHIHNSVVDFGNLIVGDISRDVSNLRLELSSWMELHLLTPNDKVIESVSLMEKQMLDLDNWTAIRSPYSIYNPVEDSSSRLLVLCRNVLEILKAAKEFSKEASFDHEKARTFLAPRCNFGASKLAEFHATKDLVGQKGYRGGSAIEKQNFKCHSDDTMRKLLAWSRRLQYEQN, encoded by the exons ATGGGCACCGACCAAAGGCATGGGAAGCTCAAGGCCAAG ATGGACACAGATTTTATCCGCCAGCTTGGTCCAGCCATGTACACCGACATTCTCAACAGGGAGCGTTTACGTTATCCAGTG TCGGAGAGAAAGAAGCTGGTGGTTGCAGATCAGGGTAAGCAGCGCCCGAAGGCTCTTCAGAAGCGTGCTAGAGATTTAGCAGATGGGCTGTTAGAGTACATTTGTTCGGAGAATGAGAACTACAAATACGTCTTAATTGCCACCGGagagaatgccaatatgcttacaAAGGAg GGTTTTATATCTTCTTATGCCCGAGATGAAATATTGGGTGGTCTTGAAAGGATTAAAAAAGACATTGAAGATGGAAGATTTCAGTGGAGAAACAATACAGATCTAAGGACTAATATTATCGATAAACTAATTGATATAGTTGGAAGACCGGCCAAGAGGCTGGATATAGCGATTAGTCATTATGTTCAACTGCTAAGAGTCCTCCAGTTATGGTGCCATGATTCCATTGATGAAGTTATTTCTCAAATTAAAGAACTCCAG ATTGAGCTTATTTTGCTAGCAATCAGAAATGGGGGATTGGTCCTCCCTTCCATATGGAGGCGTGCAAACTGGATTCTACTTGGTGATGTGGTCTTATCACAACTTGAGcag CTTGACATGGGTGTCTCTCAGCTTGTTAGTTGCAAAAACAAGATGGACTCTACACTAGAAACAACTTTTCCTTCAAACAGCACATACGGTTCTATGAACAG CTTATGCAAGGATCCATATCACATACACAATTCCGTTGTGGATTTTGGAAATTTGATCGTCGGGGATATTTCCCGCGATGTTTCAAATCTTCGATTGGAGCTGAGTTCATGGATGGAGTTGCACTTGTTGACACCAAATGATAAAGTGATTGAAAGTGTCTCTCTTATGGAAAAGCAAATGCTCGATCTAGATAATTGGACAGCCATACGGAGTCCTTACTCTATCTACAATCCTGTTGAG GATAGCAGCAGCCGACTTTTGGTATTATGTAGAAATGTTTTAGAAATACTTAAGGCAGCAAAAGAATTTTCAAAAGAAGCATCTTTTGATCATGAAAAGGCCCGAACCTTCCTTGCACCTAGATGTAATTTTGGTGCTTCGAAACTTGCGGAATTCCATGCAACTAAG GATCTAGTGGGTCAGAAGGGATATCGAGGAGGCAGTGCTATCGAGAAGCAAAATTTCAAATGTCATAGTGATGATACAATGAGAAAATTGCTGGCTTGGTCTCGACGCCTTCAGTACGAGCAAAATTAA